Below is a genomic region from Prunus persica cultivar Lovell chromosome G3, Prunus_persica_NCBIv2, whole genome shotgun sequence.
AAAAGATATGATAGGAAAGAAAATGACATGCCTCGTCAGGTTGTTTGGATATGGATGCGGTGTTCTAACTAGACAAACCAACATTCAATTCCAACACTCCTTTCAGAGAAAAATGGTAAACTCAGCTAAGAAATTTCACCACCTCAAGTGATGACTATTCTTCATGTGGAccacttttcttgttttgggttGCCTCAGTCAATATGCAACCATAGTCCATACTTCCATTGGCGTCTAATGAATGAATCGCAACTATTCAAAGATTGAATAttatcaaaaccaaaaaaacacaaaaacaaaaaatactaaGGAAGGAACTATCATAGCTAGGcttaagagttttttttttttttttttttttttttttttaaaaggaagaAGGTAGGTAGAATCGAGTCGAGTCTAGTCAAACCAACTACCAATTTGCTTAAACTTAGATGTCTTTGAAAAATCTGTCGAGCTCGAGTTAAGCTTGATTAACTAGTTGATCAAGCTTGGCTTGGATACTTCTTTTCAAGTTTGAGCTTTGCTTTGCATATTGGATGAGCCAAGCTTGCATTTGGCTTAGCTTTTCCTATATTTGATTTGTAAACCTAGATCTACTTGGAGTAAGTAACCATATGCAATTCtcatattatttgtttatttatttctatcaatgatatctctttttcttattaCATGGATGGGGCCAAAGCCCAATCTATATCTAAATGATTTTTCTTGCTTACATGGGGCCCGGAAGCCCAAGGAAACCAACAAGAATGATTTCTCAAAtcacaaaattacaaaaatgatCAGTTAATggtgattttattattattatattattgatCAATTATTGGCAGCTGTTAGCGGCCTTTCAACATGGTAATTCTTCACTCCTcctttgtaaaaaaataataataataataacacaaTATGATGACTTTTTTGGACTTACCAATAACAATACCCTCATGTtcaacagttttttttttttttttttggacataAACAGATCAATAATCAAAGCAAAAACTTGCATGGCAAATTCCTCAcaacaaaacaaccaaaagtaCCAATTGTGGAATTCTGTATTGCAGAGAGTCCTTTGATTTCTTTAGATTCGTTGATGGTGAAATTGAACCCCTTATTCTAAACTCGATCCTATACATGCTGAAAATTTATGCAATGGATTTTACCAAGATCTAAACACATCTTGAAGCACAGTACATTCAACCGCTAACATAAAATTGGCAACCCGTCTGGTTGAATCCGCGCGTCTTTCATATTCTTATACTCAATTTTACAGGTATACAATGAGTAAGGGAGGGAGCTAAAATTGTGCTCAGAACAAAAGAAGGCACAACATAAAGCAAcagaagaggaaaaaacaTATTCTGCTGAGCGACTTATCAGCCTGCATTACATGCCTTCTAACCCTTGGACTACCGCTCCCGGCAAGATTGTACGAATTCGAATAAGTGTACAAGTTTGTCATTGAGTTACCAAAGACCCTTGCGTATACCATTTCGCCGAACATTCCAATTACTGGATTGATTGTGGTGGTGCTTCCAGGGCTTTGCATCGGTAAAGCAGTGTTACTGCCTTGTTGTGGAGTGTTTAGTTGTGAACTGTAAGGAGAACTCCGATGATGGAGTTGCTGAGTAACGTATGGACTGGTGGGGGTACCGGCTGTTCGTGGTGTGTCAACCCCGCAAGGACGAAAAGGTCTTCGCGGAATGACTATACCAAGATGGGAAGCCTTGCCTTTGGAGGGCTTTGTAGGCTTTGTCGTTTGGCCCCGACCGTAGAGTGGGACTAGAGAAGATTCATTGACTTCAGCTTTGCATACAGGGCACTGCGGCTGTTTTTGCTCATCCTGGTATT
It encodes:
- the LOC18766098 gene encoding E3 ubiquitin-protein ligase RMA1H1, producing the protein MALEQHFPEAMVQNDSIGQDKCSFEKWNSVSDEVTDSENKSCGNFDCSICLDSVHEPVVTLCGHLFCWPCIYKWLQFQSPPSEYQDEQKQPQCPVCKAEVNESSLVPLYGRGQTTKPTKPSKGKASHLGIVIPRRPFRPCGVDTPRTAGTPTSPYVTQQLHHRSSPYSSQLNTPQQGSNTALPMQSPGSTTTINPVIGMFGEMVYARVFGNSMTNLYTYSNSYNLAGSGSPRVRRHVMQADKSLSRICFFLFCCFMLCLLLF